Proteins found in one Coffea eugenioides isolate CCC68of chromosome 5, Ceug_1.0, whole genome shotgun sequence genomic segment:
- the LOC113772556 gene encoding peptidyl-prolyl cis-trans isomerase CYP59 isoform X1 yields the protein MSVMIVTSLGDIVVDLFTDRCPLTCKNFLKLCKIKYYNGCLFHTVQKDFTAQTGDPTGTGSGGDSVYKFLYGDQARFFGDEIHLDLKHSKMGTVAMASAGENLNASQFYITLRDDLDYLDGKHTVFGEVAEGLETLSRINEAYVDENSRPYKNIRIKHTYILDDPFDDPAQLAELLPDASPEGKPKDEVDDDVRLEDDWVPMDESLGPQQLEEVLRAKEAHSRAVVLESIGDIPEAEVKPPDNVLFVCKLNPVTEDGDLHTIFSRFGTVTSADIIRDYKTGDSLCYAFIEFEDREACEQAYFKMDNALIDDRRIHVDFSQSVSKLWSQYRRGGRMNKGKGCFKCGSLDHIAKDCTGDPTNAQQHSKYILKDGNTQHGGDDNSRYEMVFGGEDLGSPKGNKRERYSEPEKSDRREDWKSAGLDNQERDGTKDSQELRSHRGRSKELREDDKYRGDRASRHSGRDRGSTASDEGDYRRKAYGGSERDGREGVRYEKRHRDDASHRDNQYGREYKERRAGDVGWRDRRDERDSMRRKGGDEVRRSQKVDENDHNSRHESKGRKHYDMETRKGRSEERESGKRKAKVDDAADVGDYERDRSRRR from the exons ATGTCTGTAATGATTGTAACGAGCCTGGGAGATATAGTTGTGGATTTGTTCACCGACCGGTGTCCTCTCACTTGCAAGAACTTTCTCAAGTTATGCAA AATTAAGTACTACAATGGCTGCCTCTTTCATACCGTCCAGAAGGATTTTACTGCACAGACAGGTGATCCTACTGGAACAGGGTCTGGCGGTGATTCTGTGTACAA ATTCTTATATGGAGATCAAGCTCGTTTTTTTGGTGATGAAATTCATTTGGACTTGAAACATTCTAAGATGGGCACTGTTGCCATGGCTAGTGCTGGAGAGAATCTCAATGCTTCCCAG TTTTATATCACGTTGCGAGATGATCTGGACTATCTTGATGGGAAGCACACT GTTTTTGGAGAGGTAGCAGAAGGGCTTGAGACACTCAGTAGGATAAATGAAGCTTATGTGGATGAAAACAGTAGGCCTTACAAAAATATCAG AATTAAGCACACTTACATACTGGATGATCCTTTTGATGATCCTGCACAATTAGCTGAATTACTTCCAGATGCTTCACCTGAAGGAAAACCAAAAGATGAG GTTGATGATGATGTCCGACTTGAAGATGACTGGGTACCAATGGATGAAAGTCTAGGTCCGCAACAGCTGGAGGAAGTCTTGCGTGCCAAAGAAGCACATTCCAGGGCTGTTGTGCTTGAAAGT ATTGGGGACATTCCTGAGGCTGAGGTAAAACCTCCGGATAATGTGCTGTTTGTTTGCAAGCTCAATCCAGTTACTGAA GATGGGGACCTTCATACAATATTTTCACGTTTTGGGACTGTTACATC TGCTGACATAATTCGAGACTACAAGACTGGAGACAGCTTGTGCTATGCTTTTATTG AGTTTGAAGATAGGGAGGCCTGTGAACAAGCATACTTCAAG ATGGATAATGCTTTGATTGATGATCGGCGGATACATGTTGATTTTAGCCAGAGTGTTTCAAAACTTTGGTCCCAGTATAGGCGCGGAGGCCGAATGAATAAAG GAAAAGGTTGCTTTAAATGTGGTTCTCTTGATCACATTGCTAAAGACTGCACTGGAGATCCAACCAATGCACAGCAGCATTCAAAATACATACTCAAAGATGGCAACACCCAGCACGGGGGAGATGATAATTCAAG GTATGAAATGGTATTTGGTGGAGAGGACCTTGGCAGCCCCAAGGGAAACAAGAGGGAAAGATACAGTGAGCCTGAGAAGAGTGACAGAAGAGAAGACTGGAAATCGGCAGGTCTTGATAATCAAGAGCGGGATGGGACTAAAGATTCCCAAGAATTGCGTAGTCATCGGGGCAGAAGTAAAGAGCTTAGAGAGGATGACAAGTATAGAGGAGACCGAGCAAGCAGACATAGTGGCAGGGACAGAGGCAGCACAGCAAGCGATGAGGGGGATTATAGAAGGAAAGCATATGGTGGTAGTGAGAGGGATGGGAGAGAGGGCGTGAGGTATGAGAAGAGGCATAGAGATGATGCTAGTCACAGAGACAATCAGTATGGGAGAGAATACAAAGAGAGGCGTGCAGGTGATGTAGGTTGGCGAGACAGAAGGGACGAAAGAGATTCCATGAGAAGAAAAGGCGGCGATGAGGTGAGACGGAGTCAAAAGGTAGATGAAAATGATCATAATAGTAGACACGAGTCAAAGGGTAGAAAGCACTATGACATGGAGACCAGGAAGGGAAGAAGTGAAGAAAGGGAATCTGGAAAGCGAAAGGCAAAGGTTGATGATGCTGCCGACGTTGGTGATTATGAACGTGACCGCAGTAGAAGACGCTAA
- the LOC113772556 gene encoding peptidyl-prolyl cis-trans isomerase CYP59 isoform X2 has product MAASFIPSRRILLHRQVILLEQGLAVILCTSKGNWHKFFLFLYGDQARFFGDEIHLDLKHSKMGTVAMASAGENLNASQFYITLRDDLDYLDGKHTVFGEVAEGLETLSRINEAYVDENSRPYKNIRIKHTYILDDPFDDPAQLAELLPDASPEGKPKDEVDDDVRLEDDWVPMDESLGPQQLEEVLRAKEAHSRAVVLESIGDIPEAEVKPPDNVLFVCKLNPVTEDGDLHTIFSRFGTVTSADIIRDYKTGDSLCYAFIEFEDREACEQAYFKMDNALIDDRRIHVDFSQSVSKLWSQYRRGGRMNKGKGCFKCGSLDHIAKDCTGDPTNAQQHSKYILKDGNTQHGGDDNSRYEMVFGGEDLGSPKGNKRERYSEPEKSDRREDWKSAGLDNQERDGTKDSQELRSHRGRSKELREDDKYRGDRASRHSGRDRGSTASDEGDYRRKAYGGSERDGREGVRYEKRHRDDASHRDNQYGREYKERRAGDVGWRDRRDERDSMRRKGGDEVRRSQKVDENDHNSRHESKGRKHYDMETRKGRSEERESGKRKAKVDDAADVGDYERDRSRRR; this is encoded by the exons ATGGCTGCCTCTTTCATACCGTCCAGAAGGATTTTACTGCACAGACAGGTGATCCTACTGGAACAGGGTCTGGCGGTGATTCTGTGTACAAGTAAGGGGAATTGGCACAAGTTTTTTCT ATTCTTATATGGAGATCAAGCTCGTTTTTTTGGTGATGAAATTCATTTGGACTTGAAACATTCTAAGATGGGCACTGTTGCCATGGCTAGTGCTGGAGAGAATCTCAATGCTTCCCAG TTTTATATCACGTTGCGAGATGATCTGGACTATCTTGATGGGAAGCACACT GTTTTTGGAGAGGTAGCAGAAGGGCTTGAGACACTCAGTAGGATAAATGAAGCTTATGTGGATGAAAACAGTAGGCCTTACAAAAATATCAG AATTAAGCACACTTACATACTGGATGATCCTTTTGATGATCCTGCACAATTAGCTGAATTACTTCCAGATGCTTCACCTGAAGGAAAACCAAAAGATGAG GTTGATGATGATGTCCGACTTGAAGATGACTGGGTACCAATGGATGAAAGTCTAGGTCCGCAACAGCTGGAGGAAGTCTTGCGTGCCAAAGAAGCACATTCCAGGGCTGTTGTGCTTGAAAGT ATTGGGGACATTCCTGAGGCTGAGGTAAAACCTCCGGATAATGTGCTGTTTGTTTGCAAGCTCAATCCAGTTACTGAA GATGGGGACCTTCATACAATATTTTCACGTTTTGGGACTGTTACATC TGCTGACATAATTCGAGACTACAAGACTGGAGACAGCTTGTGCTATGCTTTTATTG AGTTTGAAGATAGGGAGGCCTGTGAACAAGCATACTTCAAG ATGGATAATGCTTTGATTGATGATCGGCGGATACATGTTGATTTTAGCCAGAGTGTTTCAAAACTTTGGTCCCAGTATAGGCGCGGAGGCCGAATGAATAAAG GAAAAGGTTGCTTTAAATGTGGTTCTCTTGATCACATTGCTAAAGACTGCACTGGAGATCCAACCAATGCACAGCAGCATTCAAAATACATACTCAAAGATGGCAACACCCAGCACGGGGGAGATGATAATTCAAG GTATGAAATGGTATTTGGTGGAGAGGACCTTGGCAGCCCCAAGGGAAACAAGAGGGAAAGATACAGTGAGCCTGAGAAGAGTGACAGAAGAGAAGACTGGAAATCGGCAGGTCTTGATAATCAAGAGCGGGATGGGACTAAAGATTCCCAAGAATTGCGTAGTCATCGGGGCAGAAGTAAAGAGCTTAGAGAGGATGACAAGTATAGAGGAGACCGAGCAAGCAGACATAGTGGCAGGGACAGAGGCAGCACAGCAAGCGATGAGGGGGATTATAGAAGGAAAGCATATGGTGGTAGTGAGAGGGATGGGAGAGAGGGCGTGAGGTATGAGAAGAGGCATAGAGATGATGCTAGTCACAGAGACAATCAGTATGGGAGAGAATACAAAGAGAGGCGTGCAGGTGATGTAGGTTGGCGAGACAGAAGGGACGAAAGAGATTCCATGAGAAGAAAAGGCGGCGATGAGGTGAGACGGAGTCAAAAGGTAGATGAAAATGATCATAATAGTAGACACGAGTCAAAGGGTAGAAAGCACTATGACATGGAGACCAGGAAGGGAAGAAGTGAAGAAAGGGAATCTGGAAAGCGAAAGGCAAAGGTTGATGATGCTGCCGACGTTGGTGATTATGAACGTGACCGCAGTAGAAGACGCTAA
- the LOC113770674 gene encoding uncharacterized protein LOC113770674, whose protein sequence is MARIAAVATACSHFIPSKLAITTNTTLLLSKPSLQLQWSLHSNSLFFKRRLSSTARIAMSLKAGIVGLPNVGKSTLFNSVVENGKAQAANFPFCTIEPNVGKVAVPDPRLHVLSHLSKSQRAVPTSIEFVDIAGLVKGASQGEGLGNKFLSHIREVDSILQVVRCFEDNDVVHVNGKVDPMSDVDVINLELVFSDLDQIEKRMEKLKKGKAKDSQSKVKEEAEKSALEKIQQALLDGKPARSVSLTDFEKDAVKHLCLLTMKPVIYVANVAESDLSAPESNPYVAEVKKLASELQSGLVTVSAQVESELTELPLEERTEYLASLGVKESGLGNLIRETYGLLGLRTYFTSGEKETKAWTIQSGMTAPQAAGVIHSDFEKGFIRAETVGYDDFVAVGSFGAAREKGLLRLEGKDYIVQEGDVMLFRFNV, encoded by the exons atggcCAGAATAGCTGCAGTAGCTACTGCTTGCTCTCACTTCATTCCATCCAAGCTCGCCATTACTACTAATACTACTCTTCTACTCTCCAAACCGTCTCTTCAACTCCAATGGTCGCTACATTCGAACTCTCTATTCTTCAAGAGGAGGCTGTCGTCGACGGCGAGAATAGCTATGAGCCTGAAAGCCGGCATCGTCGGCCTCCCCAATGTCGGCAAATCCACTCTCTTCAACTCCGTC GTTGAGAATGGAAAGGCTCAGGCTGCCAATTTCCCATTCTGCACAATTGAACCTAATGTTGGGAAAGTAGCTGTTCCTGATCCACGTCTTCATGTTCTTTCTCATCTTAGCAAATCCCAGCGAGCCGTTCCCACATCTATTGAGTTTGTTGATATTGCTGGCCTTGTCAAGGGAGCCAGTCAAGGGGAG GGTTTGGGTAATAAGTTCTTATCACACATTCGTGAAGTGGATTCCATACTTCAG GTTGTTCGCTGTTTTGAGGATAATGATGTTGTTCATGTGAATGGGAAAGTTGACCCAATGTCAGATGTTGATGTCATCAACTTGGAGTTGGTTTTCTCGGATTTGGATCAG ATTGAGAAGAGAATGGAGAAACTCAAAAAAGGGAAAGCTAAGGATTCACAATCCAAAGTTAAG GAAGAAGCAGAGAAGTCTGCTCTGGAAAAAATTCAGCAGGCACTATTGGATGGAAAACCTGCACGATCAGTTTCTTTAACAGATTTTGAAAAAGATGCTGTAAAGCATCTTTGTTTGCTTACGATGAAACCAGTCATATATGTTGCTAATGTAGCTGAATCCGATCTATCTGCGCCAGAAAGTAACCCTTATGTTGCAGAAGTGAAGAAATTGGCTTCTGAGTTGCAGTCTGGGCTAGTAACTGTTTCAGCACAG GTTGAATCAGAGCTTACAGAGCTTCCACTTGAAGAAAGGACGGAGTATTTAGCATCACTTGGTGTCAAGGAAAGTGGCTTAGGAAATCTTATTAGGGAGACCTATGGACTTTTGGGTTTGCGTACGTACTTCACATCAGGTGAAAAG GAAACCAAAGCATGGACCATACAATCAG GAATGACTGCACCCCAAGCTGCTGGGGTTATTCATTCTGACTTTGAGAAGGGTTTCATAAGAGCTGAAACG GTTGGTTATGATGATTTTGTTGCTGTCGGTTCTTTTGGAGCTGCAAGAGAGAAGGGTCTT CTGAGACTAGAAGGGAAAGATTATATTGTACAAGAAGGGGATGTCATGTTGTTCAGGTTCAATGTCTGA
- the LOC113772158 gene encoding LOW QUALITY PROTEIN: auxin-responsive protein SAUR78 (The sequence of the model RefSeq protein was modified relative to this genomic sequence to represent the inferred CDS: deleted 1 base in 1 codon) — protein sequence MKKLNLMLKRCKTLSRQLGRTSSYSSLRSKSARDHQADDHMWGSAHMVLAQDDHEKRDASTNHEDCETVVFVGSSRRRFLVKSKYLNHPLLKAIIQKSNENPAGEDLSVKCEVVLFDHLLWMLDNADPNLASDALSLEELADLYVF from the exons ATGAAGAAGCTGAATCTGATGCTCAAAAGGTGCAAGACACTGTCTCGACAACTGGGCAGGACTTCGTCCTACAGTAGCCTGAGGTCCAAGTCCGCTAGAGATCATCAAGCTGATGATCATATGTGGGGTTCTGCCCACATGGTACTGGCACAGGATGATCACGAAAAACGAGATGCTAGCACAAATCATGAAGATTGTGAAACAGTGGTATTTGTTGGGAGTTCGAGAAGGCGATTCCTGGTCAAGTCTAAGTACCTGAACCACCCATTGTTGAAGGCTATCATTCAAAAATCCAACGAGAATCCAGCAGGTGAGGATTTGTCTGTCAAATGCGAA GTGGTTCTCTTTGATCACCTCTTATGGATGCTTGACAATGCCGATCCAAATCTCGCTTCCGACGCTCTGTCTTTGGAGGAACTTGCTGATCTCTACGTGTTTTAG
- the LOC113772084 gene encoding protein NARROW LEAF 1, whose translation MKARYSGSIPSEESALDLEKNCCSHSNLPSFSLPTLQPYASAGQHCESSAAYFSWPSRLNDAAEERANYFANLQKGVLPETLGRLPEGQRANSLLELMTIRAFHSKILRCYSLGTAIGFRIRRGVLTDIPAILVFVSRKVHKQWLTPIQCLPTALEGPGGVWCDVDVVEFSYFGAPEPTPKEQLYTEIVDDLRGSDPCVGSGSQVASQETYGTLGAIVRSQTGNRQIGFLTNRHVAVDLDYPNQKMFHPLPPTLGPGVYLGAVERATSFIRDDLWYGIFAGINPETFVRADGAFIPFSDDFDMTAVTTSVKGIGEIGDVKIIDLQSPISSLIGKQVTKVGRSSGLTNGTVLAYALEYNDEKGICFLTDFLVVGENQQTFDLEGDSGSLIILKGEDGGKPRPVGIIWGGTANRGRLKLKVGQPPENWTSGVDLGRLLNFLELDLLTTNEALKVAVQEQRAASATVVGSTVGDSSPPDVMLPKDKSEPLGLRIQQIPLEDGACCPDMNSSPVEAAFLSEDGSNVGPSVEHQFIFGTSSGRSPLHRDDLQDRPVSENLSALWNGSDEDIRFSLQLGDNEPKRRRSEPSPSAQEPN comes from the exons ATGAAAGCTCGTTACTCAGGTTCGATCCCATCTGAAGAATCAGCACTGGACCTCGAGAAGAACTGTTGTAGTCACTCCAATTTGCCATCATTTAGTCTGCCAACACTACAACCTTATGCATCAGCTGGACAGCACTGTGAGAGCAGTGCTGCTTACTTCTCGTGGCCTAGTCGATTAAATGATGCAGCTGAAGAGAGGGCAAATTATTTTGCAAACCTACAAAAAGGGGTCTTGCCTGAAACTCTTGGACGACTTCCAGAAGGGCAACGAGCAAATTCGTTACTTGAGCTTATGACTATTAGGGCGTTTCACAGCAAAATCCTTCGCTGTTACAGTCTTGGCACAGCTATTGGGTTTCGTATCCGACGAGGCGTTTTGACAGACATTCCTGCAATACTGGTATTTGTATCTAGGAAGGTTCATAAGCAATGGCTAACCCCTATTCAGTGTCTGCCTACTGCCTTGGAG GGACCAGGAGGAGTGTGGTGTGATGTGGACGTTGTGGAATTTTCATATTTTGGTGCACCAGAGCCAACACCTAAGGAACAATTGTACACTGAAATAGTAGATGACCTACGGGGAAGTGATCCATGTGTTGGTTCAGGTTCTCAG GTTGCTAGTCAAGAGACCTACGGAACCTTGGGTGCTATTGTTAGGAGCCAAACGGGCAATCGGCAAATTGGTTTTCTCACTAACCGGCATGTTGCCGTTGATTTAGATTACCCGAATCAGAAGATGTTTCATCCTTTACCTCCCACTCTTGGACCTGGGGTGTATCTTGGTGCAGTTGAGAGAGCCACTTCATTCATTAGGGATGACCTTTGGTATGGCATCTTTGCCGGAATAAATCCAG AGACATTTGTGAGAGCAGATGGTGCATTTATTCCTTTCAGTGATGATTTTGACATGACTGCTGTAACTACTTCTGTTAAAGGCATAGGAGAGATTGGAGATGTGAAGATTATAGACTTGCAATCTCCAATCAGCAGTCTTATTGGGAAACAAGTGACAAAGGTAGGAAGGAGTTCGGGTTTGACCAATGGGACTGTATTGGCATATGCTCTCGAGTACAATGACGAAAAAGGGATATGCTTCTTGACTGATTTTCTTGTGGTTGGCGAGAACCAACAGACATTTGATCTTGAAGGAGATAGTGGAAGTCTCATAATTCTGAAAGGGGAGGATGGAGGGAAGCCGCGACCAGTTGGAATCATTTGGGGTGGAACTGCCAACAGGGGTAGGCTAAAACTAAAAGTTGGTCAACCTCCAGAGAACTGGACTAGTGGGGTTGATCTTGGGCGGCTACtcaattttcttgaacttgatcTGCTCACTACGAATGAAGCGCTGAAAG TTGCAGTGCAAGAACAAAGAGCCGCTTCAGCAACGGTAGTTGGTTCGACTGTAGGAGACTCTTCACCACCAGATGTAATGCTCCCAAAGGACAAATCAGAGCCTTTGGGGCTTCGCATTCAACAAATCCCCTTGGAAGATGGTGCGTGTTGCCCAGATATGAATTCATCACCAGTAGAAGCTGCATTTCTATCAGAAGATGGGTCGAACGTTGGTCCAAGTGTGGAACATCAATTCATTTTTGGAACATCGAGTGGGCGTTCCCCACTTCACCGAGATGATCTGCAAGATAGGCCTGTATCGGAGAATCTGTCTGCCTTGTGGAATGGTTCCGACGAGGATATCAGGTTTTCGCTACAATTGGGCGATAATGAACCTAAGAGAAGACGGTCTGAGCCTTCACCAAGCGCACAAGAACCAAATTGA
- the LOC113770495 gene encoding serine/arginine-rich splicing factor SR45-like, whose translation MAKPGRGRPATPSGSGSGSSSRSRSRSPSRSKSRSRSYSGSDSRSSSRSRSLSRSRSRSRSLSKSFSSSSSPSRSGSSRSPNPPPQRKSPGEGARRGRSPPPQSKKVSPPPRKASPVPESLTLHVDQLTRNVNESHLKEIFGNFGEVVHVRLVIDHAVNISKGSGYVEFKNRTDAEKAQLYMDGAQIDGKVVHAKFTLPERKKVSPPKAVASTSRRDASKADSAGRDLDKDGLKRPREASPRRKPPSPPRRRSPAMRRGSPRRELDSPPRRRADSPGRRRPDSPYRRVASPPPRRRLASPARGRSPSSPPRRFRSPPRASPRRIRGSPMRRRSPPPPPPRRRSPRRGRTPPRRSPIGRRRSPARRPVRSVSRSLSPRRGRAPPVRRARSSSYSSSPSPHKGPRRASRSRSPRRPLRGRSSSNSSGTSGSPPRKP comes from the exons ATGGCGAAACCAGGCCGAGGCCGACCGGCTACACCGTCGGGCTCTGGTTCGGGCTCTTCATCACGTTCCCGCTCTCGCTCTCCATCTAGGTCAAAGTCTCGCTCGCGCTCCTACTCCGGCTCCGACTCTCGCTCTAGTTCCCGCTCTCGTTCTCTATCTCGGTCGCGCTCCCGTTCCCGTTCTCTCTCTAAATCCTTCTCTTCTTCGTCTTCTCCTTCTCGTAGCGGCAGTTCTCGTAGCCCTAATCCACCTCCCCAGCGGAAAAG TCCGGGTGAAGGAGCTAGGCGTGGTCGATCTCCACCTCCGCAGTCTAAGAAAGTTTCACCACCTCCAAG GAAAgcatctccagtccctgagtcACTAACACTTCATGTTGATCAGCTCACCAGGAATGTCAATgaaagccatctgaaagaaaTATTTG GTAATTTTGGTGAAGTTGTGCATGTGAGGCTGGTAATAGACCATGCG GTTAACATTTCAAAAGGTTCTGGATATGTCGAATTTAAGAACAGAACTGATGCTGAGAAAGCTCAGTTGTACATGGATGGA GCCCAGATTGATGGGAAAGTTGTTCATGCCAAATTCACTTTACCTGAGAGGAAGAAGGTTTCCCCTCCCAAGGCTGTTGCTTCGACATCTAGAAGAGATGCTTCTAAAGCTGATAGTGCTGGGCGTGACTTGGACAAAGACGGGCTGAAGCGGCCGAGAGAAG CATCCCCTCGTCGGAAACCCCCCTCGCCACCGAGGAGGAGGTCTCCAGCAATGCGAAGAGGATCTCCTAGACGTGAGCTTGATTCTCCTCCTCGTCGACGTGCAGACTCTCCTGGTCGTCGTAGACCAGATTCCCCTTATCGACGAGTTGCTTCACCTCCTCCTAGGAGACGCCTTGCATCTCCTGCCAGAGGTCGTTCACCCTCCTCACCTCCCAGGCGATTCCGTTCACCTCCGAG GGCTTCTCCCCGAAGGATACGTGGTAGTCCTATGCGAAGACGTTcgcctcctcctcctcctcccagAAGACG TTCCCCCCGTCGAGGTCGAACACCTCCTAGACGTTCACCAATCGGTCGCAGACGTTCTCCTGCTCGTAGGCCTGTTCGTTCAGTTTCGAGATCATTGTCTCCAAGGAG AGGCCGTGCACCCCCTGTCAGACGTGCAAGATCATCATCCTACTCATCATCTCCTAGTCCTCACAAG GGGCCCAGGAGAGCATCGAGGAGTCGCAGCCCAAGAAG GCCTTTAAGGGGTAGAAGCTCAAGTAATAGCAGTGGAACAAGTGGTTCACCACCTCGTAAGCCCTGA